Proteins from one Mycobacterium sp. EPa45 genomic window:
- the pyrF gene encoding orotidine-5'-phosphate decarboxylase, whose product MTTPGFGARLAAAIAERGPLCLGIDPHPELLRAWSLPVSADGLARFSEICVRAYAGFAIVKPQVAFFEAYGSRGFAVLETTIAALRESGVLVLADAKRGDIGSTMAAYAQAWAGDGPLAADAVTASPYLGFGSLRPLLELAEANRRGVFVLAATSNPEGASVQRAIAGERTVAQTIVDDAAALNRAGQPRLGSVGVVVGATLDEVPDLSDLGGPVLVPGVGAQGGRPEALGGLGGARPGQLLPAVSREVLRAGPDVAAIRAASEQLRDAVAYLA is encoded by the coding sequence ATGACTACGCCCGGGTTCGGCGCCAGGCTGGCCGCCGCGATCGCCGAGCGCGGTCCGCTGTGCCTGGGCATCGATCCGCACCCGGAGCTGTTGCGCGCCTGGAGTCTGCCGGTGAGCGCGGACGGCCTGGCCCGGTTCAGCGAGATCTGCGTGCGGGCCTACGCCGGTTTCGCCATCGTCAAGCCGCAGGTGGCGTTCTTCGAGGCCTACGGCTCAAGGGGTTTCGCAGTGCTCGAGACCACGATCGCCGCCCTGCGAGAGTCCGGTGTGCTGGTGCTCGCCGACGCCAAGCGCGGCGACATCGGGTCGACGATGGCGGCCTACGCCCAGGCGTGGGCCGGTGACGGACCCTTGGCCGCCGACGCGGTCACCGCCTCGCCATATCTCGGATTCGGTTCACTGAGGCCACTTTTGGAGCTGGCTGAGGCCAACCGACGTGGCGTGTTCGTGCTCGCCGCGACGTCGAACCCGGAGGGTGCCTCGGTGCAGCGGGCGATCGCCGGCGAGCGCACCGTGGCGCAGACGATCGTCGATGATGCCGCCGCGCTCAACCGGGCCGGCCAACCGCGGCTCGGCTCGGTCGGCGTCGTCGTCGGCGCCACGCTGGACGAGGTGCCCGATCTCAGCGACCTGGGCGGGCCGGTCCTGGTACCCGGCGTCGGCGCCCAGGGTGGACGCCCCGAGGCGCTCGGCGGTCTCGGGGGCGCCCGGCCCGGCCAGTTGTTGCCCGCGGTGTCCCGCGAGGTCCTGCGTGCCGGACCGGACGTCGCCGCGATCCGGGCAGCATCCGAGCAGCTGCGCGACGCCGTCGCCTACCTGGCGTGA
- the mihF gene encoding integration host factor, actinobacterial type, with the protein MALPQLTDEQRAAALEKAAAARRARAELKDRLKRGGTNLKQVLKDAETDEVLGKMKVSALLEALPKVGKVKAQEIMTELEIAPTRRLRGLGDRQRKALLEKFDFTA; encoded by the coding sequence GTGGCCCTTCCCCAGTTGACCGACGAGCAGCGCGCAGCCGCGTTGGAGAAGGCTGCCGCCGCGCGTCGCGCACGAGCTGAGCTCAAGGATCGGCTCAAGCGTGGTGGCACCAACCTCAAGCAGGTGCTCAAGGACGCTGAGACCGACGAGGTCCTCGGCAAGATGAAGGTTTCCGCGCTGCTGGAGGCCCTGCCCAAGGTTGGCAAGGTCAAGGCGCAGGAGATCATGACGGAGCTGGAGATCGCCCCGACGCGCCGCCTGCGTGGCCTCGGCGATCGGCAGCGCAAGGCACTGCTGGAAAAGTTCGACTTCACCGCCTAG
- the gmk gene encoding guanylate kinase, with protein sequence MNAGEGPDSAGAEPDHRGRGRVVVLSGPSAVGKSTVVRRLREQLPDLHFSVSATTRAPRPGEVDGVDYHFVTAEQFQDLINRGDLLEWAEIHGGLHRSGTLAAPVAEAAAAGHPVLIEVDLAGAEAVKRAMPEALSVFLAPPSWEALEQRLAGRGTETHEQVERRLATARAELAAQDRFDVVVVNSQLESACAELVSLLVGLKN encoded by the coding sequence GTGAATGCCGGCGAAGGGCCGGACAGCGCGGGCGCCGAGCCCGACCACCGCGGCCGCGGCCGAGTGGTGGTGCTGTCCGGGCCATCGGCGGTAGGAAAGTCGACGGTCGTCCGCCGCTTGCGCGAGCAGCTGCCCGACCTGCACTTCAGTGTGTCGGCCACCACCCGGGCCCCGCGCCCGGGTGAGGTGGACGGCGTCGACTACCACTTCGTCACGGCCGAGCAGTTCCAGGACTTGATCAACCGCGGTGACCTGCTCGAATGGGCAGAGATCCACGGCGGCCTACACCGCTCCGGCACGCTGGCCGCGCCGGTGGCCGAGGCCGCGGCGGCGGGTCATCCAGTGCTGATCGAGGTCGACCTGGCCGGCGCCGAGGCCGTCAAACGGGCGATGCCCGAGGCCTTGTCGGTGTTTCTCGCGCCGCCCAGCTGGGAGGCGCTCGAGCAGCGGCTGGCCGGGCGCGGCACCGAAACTCACGAGCAGGTGGAGCGTCGCCTGGCCACCGCCCGTGCCGAGCTCGCAGCTCAGGACAGGTTCGACGTCGTCGTCGTGAACAGTCAATTGGAGTCGGCCTGCGCCGAATTGGTATCCTTGCTGGTGGGCTTGAAGAATTAA
- the rpoZ gene encoding DNA-directed RNA polymerase subunit omega, translating to MTQASTDHYDPAPGAATAYDTPLGITNPPIDELLDRVSSKYALVIYAAKRARQINDYYNQLGDGILEYVGPLVEPGLQEKPLSISMREIHGDLLEHTEGE from the coding sequence GTGACGCAAGCCAGCACGGATCACTACGATCCGGCCCCGGGTGCCGCAACCGCCTATGACACGCCTTTGGGCATCACCAACCCGCCCATCGACGAGTTGCTGGACCGGGTGTCGAGCAAGTACGCGCTGGTGATCTACGCGGCCAAGCGCGCCCGCCAGATCAACGACTACTACAACCAGCTCGGCGACGGCATCCTCGAATACGTCGGCCCGCTCGTCGAGCCTGGCCTGCAGGAGAAGCCGCTGTCGATCTCGATGCGCGAGATCCACGGTGACCTGCTCGAGCACACCGAAGGCGAGTAG
- the coaBC gene encoding bifunctional phosphopantothenoylcysteine decarboxylase/phosphopantothenate--cysteine ligase CoaBC, which yields MNRKRIIVGVAGGIAAYKACSVIRQLSEAGHDVRVIPTESALRFVGAATFEALSGHPVRTGVFEDVDEVPHVRLGQEADLVVVAPATADLLARAVAGRADDLLTATLLTARCPVLFAPAMHTEMWLHPATVGNVETLRSRGAVVLEPASGRLTGADTGPGRLPEPEEITTFAELLLARSDAMPFDLSGIKVLVSAGGTREAIDPVRFIGNRSSGKQGYAVARVAAQRGADVTLIAGNTAGLADPAGVHVLHITSAEQLHEAVTKHAPDAHVLVMAAAVADFRPAHVATSKIKKKADVTDGPTIELVRTDDVLAGAVRQRTDGQLPNMRAIVGFAAETGDANGDVLFHARAKLARKGCDLLVVNAVGEGRAFEVDNNDGWLLSADGAEAALEHGSKTLMASRIVDAIAMLLRREA from the coding sequence ATGAACCGCAAGCGGATCATCGTCGGCGTCGCCGGGGGCATCGCCGCGTACAAGGCGTGCTCGGTGATCCGCCAACTCAGCGAGGCCGGGCACGACGTCCGCGTCATCCCCACCGAATCGGCATTGCGGTTCGTCGGTGCCGCGACCTTTGAGGCGCTGTCCGGCCATCCCGTCCGCACCGGTGTCTTCGAAGACGTCGACGAAGTCCCGCACGTCCGGCTCGGCCAGGAAGCCGACCTTGTCGTCGTCGCGCCGGCCACTGCCGACCTGCTGGCCCGCGCCGTCGCGGGCCGCGCCGACGATCTGCTCACCGCAACCCTGCTGACGGCCCGGTGCCCGGTGCTGTTCGCGCCGGCCATGCACACCGAGATGTGGTTGCACCCGGCCACCGTCGGCAATGTGGAGACGCTCCGCAGCCGCGGGGCGGTCGTGCTGGAACCGGCATCCGGGCGGCTCACCGGTGCCGACACCGGCCCCGGCCGCCTGCCCGAGCCGGAAGAGATCACCACCTTCGCCGAATTGCTGCTGGCTCGTTCCGACGCGATGCCCTTCGACCTGAGCGGCATCAAGGTGCTGGTGAGCGCGGGCGGCACCCGTGAGGCGATCGACCCGGTGCGCTTCATCGGCAACCGCAGCTCCGGCAAGCAGGGTTACGCGGTGGCCAGGGTCGCCGCTCAGCGCGGCGCCGATGTCACTCTGATCGCCGGCAACACCGCCGGGCTCGCGGATCCGGCCGGCGTGCACGTCCTGCACATCACGTCCGCAGAGCAGCTGCACGAGGCCGTCACCAAGCACGCGCCGGACGCGCACGTGCTCGTGATGGCTGCTGCCGTCGCGGATTTCCGGCCTGCCCACGTGGCGACCAGCAAGATCAAGAAGAAGGCCGATGTGACCGACGGGCCGACGATCGAGCTGGTGCGCACCGACGATGTGCTGGCCGGAGCGGTGCGCCAACGCACCGACGGGCAGCTGCCCAATATGCGTGCGATCGTCGGCTTCGCCGCCGAAACCGGTGACGCGAACGGGGATGTGCTGTTCCACGCCCGGGCCAAACTCGCCCGCAAGGGCTGTGACCTCCTGGTCGTCAACGCGGTCGGTGAGGGTCGGGCGTTCGAGGTCGACAACAACGACGGGTGGTTGCTGAGCGCCGACGGCGCCGAGGCCGCGCTGGAACACGGCTCGAAGACGCTGATGGCAAGTCGTATCGTGGACGCGATCGCGATGCTTCTACGGCGCGAGGCCTAG
- the metK gene encoding methionine adenosyltransferase, with the protein MSAGRLFTSESVTEGHPDKICDAISDSILDSLLAADPKSRVAVETAVTTGQVHVIGEVTTLAKEAFADINDTVRKRILEIGYDSSEKGFDGETAGVNIGIGRQSPDIAQGVDTAHETRVEGAGDPLDLQGAGDQGLMFGYAITDTPELMPLPIALAHRLARRLTEVRKSGVLDYLRPDGKTQVTVQYDGTTPVRLDTVVLSTQHAAGIDLEGTLAPDIREKVVNTVLAELGHDSMDTSDFRLLVNPTGTFVVGGPMGDAGLTGRKIIVDTYGGWARHGGGAFSGKDPSKVDRSAAYAMRWVAKNVVAAGLAERVEVQVAYAIGKAAPVGLFVETFGSETVDPARIEKAITAVFDLRPGAIVRDLDLLRPIYAPTAAYGHFGRTDVDLPWERLDKVDDLKNSV; encoded by the coding sequence GTGAGCGCAGGTCGGCTGTTTACCAGCGAGTCGGTCACCGAGGGACACCCCGACAAGATCTGTGACGCCATCAGCGATTCCATCCTCGACTCGCTGCTCGCTGCGGACCCGAAGTCGCGCGTCGCGGTGGAAACCGCCGTCACCACCGGCCAGGTGCACGTCATCGGCGAGGTGACGACCTTGGCCAAGGAAGCGTTCGCCGACATCAACGACACTGTCCGCAAGCGCATCCTGGAGATCGGCTATGACTCCTCGGAGAAGGGCTTCGACGGCGAGACCGCGGGCGTCAACATCGGTATCGGCCGCCAGTCGCCCGACATCGCCCAGGGCGTGGACACTGCCCACGAGACCCGCGTCGAGGGTGCCGGCGACCCGCTGGACCTGCAGGGCGCCGGCGATCAGGGGCTGATGTTCGGGTACGCCATCACCGACACCCCGGAGCTGATGCCGCTGCCGATCGCGCTGGCGCACCGGCTCGCCCGCCGCCTGACCGAGGTGCGCAAGAGCGGCGTGCTGGATTACCTGCGGCCCGATGGCAAGACGCAGGTCACTGTGCAGTACGACGGCACCACCCCGGTGCGGCTGGACACCGTTGTGCTCTCCACGCAGCACGCCGCGGGTATCGACCTCGAAGGCACCCTCGCGCCGGACATCCGGGAGAAGGTCGTCAACACCGTGCTGGCCGAGCTGGGCCACGACTCGATGGACACCTCGGACTTCCGCCTGCTGGTGAACCCGACGGGCACGTTCGTCGTCGGCGGCCCGATGGGCGACGCCGGCCTGACCGGCCGCAAGATCATCGTCGACACCTACGGTGGCTGGGCTCGCCACGGCGGCGGTGCGTTCTCCGGCAAGGACCCGTCAAAGGTGGACCGCTCGGCCGCGTACGCGATGCGCTGGGTGGCCAAGAACGTGGTGGCCGCCGGCCTGGCCGAGCGAGTCGAGGTGCAGGTCGCATACGCCATCGGCAAGGCCGCCCCGGTGGGTCTGTTCGTCGAGACCTTCGGATCCGAGACCGTCGACCCGGCCCGGATCGAGAAGGCCATCACCGCGGTGTTCGACCTGCGCCCGGGCGCGATCGTGCGCGACCTGGACCTGCTGCGCCCGATCTACGCGCCCACGGCCGCTTACGGCCACTTCGGCCGCACCGACGTCGACCTCCCCTGGGAGCGGCTGGACAAGGTCGACGACCTGAAGAACTCGGTGTAG
- a CDS encoding 3-oxoacyl-ACP reductase family protein — protein sequence MTTPLAGRHALVTGGSRGIGAEIVRRLVADGAAVAFTYQSSAQTAQALADELVAAGGKVVAIQADSADPAAVTAAVDETVAALGGLDILVNNAGVAAAAPIEDFPLEEFDRLLAVNVRGVFAAIQRAVPHLGEGGRIITIGSVNADRVPMNGLAVYALTKAAVAGLTRGLVRELGPRGITINTIQPGPVATDMNPEVGGFSDEVRPFIAVGRYGQPRDIASAVAYLASPEASYVTGVTWNVDGGFVI from the coding sequence ATGACCACTCCCCTCGCCGGACGGCACGCCCTGGTCACCGGTGGCTCGCGCGGGATCGGCGCCGAGATCGTGCGACGGCTGGTCGCCGACGGCGCCGCGGTGGCGTTCACGTATCAGTCCTCCGCGCAGACCGCTCAGGCACTGGCCGACGAGCTGGTCGCCGCGGGAGGCAAGGTGGTCGCCATCCAGGCCGACAGCGCTGACCCGGCCGCCGTCACCGCCGCGGTCGACGAAACGGTCGCCGCGCTGGGCGGTCTGGACATCCTGGTGAACAACGCCGGGGTCGCGGCCGCCGCACCCATCGAGGACTTCCCGCTCGAGGAGTTCGACCGCCTGCTCGCGGTCAACGTGCGCGGGGTGTTCGCGGCTATCCAGCGCGCCGTCCCGCATCTGGGCGAGGGCGGGCGGATCATCACCATCGGCAGCGTCAACGCCGACCGGGTTCCGATGAACGGGCTGGCGGTCTACGCGCTGACGAAAGCGGCGGTCGCCGGCCTCACCCGCGGTCTGGTGCGGGAGCTCGGGCCGCGCGGTATCACGATCAACACCATCCAGCCGGGGCCGGTGGCCACCGACATGAACCCCGAAGTGGGCGGGTTCTCCGATGAGGTGCGACCCTTCATCGCCGTCGGGCGCTACGGCCAGCCCCGCGACATCGCCAGTGCGGTGGCCTATCTGGCGTCACCGGAGGCCAGCTACGTCACCGGCGTCACCTGGAACGTCGACGGCGGTTTCGTCATCTAG
- a CDS encoding adenylate/guanylate cyclase domain-containing protein, giving the protein MPIRRTHRVLEWLTQQSAQAPVTPEYGSWLLGRVSESQRRRRVRIQIILTVFVVVANLIGVAVAMSVITFAIPVPNIFEGRAHPIITIVAPVYVVVAVIIGWIWATRRVLDALRWAIEDRVPTPRDQRNTFSAPWRLTVIPLVLWGVGAALLTTLFGLVDTGYIPKMLFGITFSGIVVSASCYFFTEFALRPVAAQALETGKPEHRGGPGVLGRTIMAWVLGSCVPVAGIALAAGFTLTLRNMTVTQLAFAVLLLAGAAAIFGFILILIASWLIATPVQVVRAAMQRVEDGDLDAHVVVFDGTELGELQRGFNTMVEGLRERDRVRDLFGRHVGRDVALAAEQRKINLGGEECSAAVLFVDIVGSTQVVGSRPPVQVVELLNEFFGVVVDEVERCGGLINKFEGDGALAVFGAPVAQEQPETNALAAARAIAGRLRREVPEISVGIGVAAGTVVAGNIGSHHRFEYTVIGDPVHEASRLCEMAKKSGAGLLASATALEAADPAEQRLWKLDDEVVLRGRSKPTRLAVPTTPVEE; this is encoded by the coding sequence ATGCCGATACGACGGACACACCGAGTCCTGGAGTGGCTCACCCAGCAGAGCGCCCAGGCACCGGTCACCCCGGAGTATGGCTCCTGGCTGCTGGGGCGAGTATCGGAGAGCCAGCGCCGCCGGCGCGTTCGCATCCAGATCATCCTCACGGTGTTCGTGGTGGTGGCCAACCTGATCGGCGTCGCGGTCGCGATGTCGGTGATCACGTTCGCCATCCCGGTGCCGAACATCTTCGAAGGCCGTGCCCACCCGATCATCACGATCGTGGCTCCGGTCTACGTCGTCGTCGCGGTGATCATCGGTTGGATCTGGGCCACCCGTCGTGTCCTCGACGCGCTGCGGTGGGCCATCGAGGACCGCGTTCCGACCCCGCGCGACCAACGCAACACCTTCAGCGCCCCGTGGCGGCTGACCGTCATCCCGCTGGTGCTGTGGGGCGTCGGAGCAGCGCTGCTGACAACCCTGTTCGGCCTGGTCGACACCGGATACATCCCCAAGATGTTGTTCGGCATCACGTTCAGCGGGATCGTGGTGTCGGCGAGCTGTTATTTCTTCACCGAGTTCGCGCTGCGACCGGTGGCAGCACAGGCACTCGAGACCGGTAAGCCCGAGCACCGCGGCGGTCCGGGCGTGCTGGGTCGCACGATCATGGCGTGGGTGCTGGGCTCCTGCGTGCCGGTCGCGGGAATCGCTTTGGCGGCCGGGTTCACCCTGACCCTGCGCAACATGACCGTCACCCAGCTCGCTTTCGCCGTACTGCTATTGGCCGGCGCCGCAGCGATTTTCGGCTTCATCCTGATCCTGATCGCCTCGTGGCTGATCGCCACGCCGGTGCAAGTCGTGCGCGCTGCGATGCAGCGCGTCGAAGACGGCGACCTCGACGCCCACGTGGTGGTCTTCGACGGCACCGAACTCGGCGAATTGCAACGTGGTTTCAACACGATGGTCGAGGGCCTGCGAGAGCGCGACCGCGTCCGCGACCTGTTCGGACGCCATGTCGGACGCGACGTCGCCCTGGCGGCGGAACAACGCAAGATCAACCTCGGCGGCGAAGAGTGTTCAGCCGCAGTCCTTTTCGTCGACATTGTCGGGTCCACGCAGGTGGTGGGCAGCCGGCCACCGGTTCAGGTTGTCGAACTGCTCAACGAATTCTTCGGTGTGGTGGTCGACGAAGTCGAACGCTGCGGCGGTCTGATCAACAAGTTCGAAGGCGACGGCGCGCTGGCCGTGTTCGGTGCGCCGGTGGCACAGGAACAACCCGAGACCAACGCCCTCGCCGCCGCCCGGGCGATCGCCGGTCGCCTGCGCCGTGAGGTCCCCGAAATCTCCGTGGGCATCGGAGTTGCCGCCGGCACCGTGGTGGCCGGCAACATCGGGTCGCATCATCGTTTCGAATACACCGTCATCGGCGACCCCGTGCATGAAGCATCCCGGCTGTGCGAGATGGCCAAGAAGTCCGGTGCCGGACTGCTCGCCTCGGCTACCGCGTTGGAGGCCGCCGACCCCGCCGAACAACGCCTCTGGAAGCTCGACGACGAGGTTGTCCTGCGCGGTCGTTCGAAGCCCACCCGGCTCGCCGTTCCCACCACGCCTGTCGAGGAATGA
- a CDS encoding hemophore-related protein: MNIAEAAGARRTLGICLGVVAAGLASAVIAAPAAVAAPDCSKPAVDAQVAQSQGAIQGYLNSHPDGQRMLMTAALQPRAQASATLQAYAQSNPQEYQEFTALLAPLGTLQKQCGVQVIPPQYQWAFDQFVG, encoded by the coding sequence ATGAACATTGCTGAAGCCGCCGGAGCCCGGCGCACGCTCGGCATCTGTCTCGGCGTCGTCGCGGCCGGCCTGGCGTCGGCCGTCATCGCCGCACCGGCCGCCGTCGCCGCACCCGACTGCAGCAAGCCTGCCGTCGATGCCCAGGTTGCGCAGTCTCAGGGCGCGATCCAGGGCTACCTCAACTCGCACCCGGACGGGCAGCGGATGCTGATGACCGCGGCGCTGCAGCCGCGCGCCCAGGCCTCCGCCACCCTGCAGGCCTACGCGCAGTCCAACCCGCAGGAGTACCAGGAGTTCACCGCGCTTCTGGCTCCGCTGGGCACGCTGCAGAAGCAGTGCGGCGTCCAGGTCATCCCGCCGCAGTATCAGTGGGCGTTCGACCAGTTCGTCGGCTGA
- a CDS encoding alpha/beta hydrolase: MPSLERPPVDAILQKVLEAVPFQLTVDGGIDEARRRLRDLPRRPAHPDLRVENHQIDGPAGPIPLRVYWPSDTERPPVTMYFHGGGFAVGDLDTHDGTAREHAVAARTLVVSVDYRLAPEHPYPAAVDDVWAATRWVAENADRFGADASRLAVAGDSAGGTLSAVVAQLARDHDGPPIAFQLLWYPSTMWDNSLPSFAENADAPVLDMAAIEAFTRWYAGDVDLRNPPAGLAPGRAADLSGLPPAYVAVAGHDPLRDDGARYAELLAASGVTVELHSADTLVHGYLGYAGVVPAATEATGRGLSALRAALHA, translated from the coding sequence ATGCCCAGCTTGGAGAGACCGCCGGTGGATGCCATCCTGCAGAAGGTACTGGAAGCGGTGCCCTTTCAGTTGACCGTCGACGGCGGAATCGACGAGGCGCGCCGCCGCCTGCGGGACCTGCCGCGCCGCCCGGCGCATCCCGACCTGCGCGTCGAGAACCACCAGATCGACGGACCCGCCGGCCCGATTCCGCTGCGGGTGTACTGGCCGTCCGACACGGAGCGTCCCCCGGTCACCATGTACTTCCACGGCGGCGGTTTCGCCGTCGGTGATCTCGACACCCACGACGGCACGGCGCGTGAGCATGCCGTCGCCGCACGCACGTTGGTGGTGTCGGTCGATTACCGGCTGGCCCCGGAACATCCGTACCCGGCCGCCGTCGACGACGTGTGGGCTGCCACGAGGTGGGTGGCCGAGAACGCCGACCGATTCGGCGCGGATGCCTCGCGGCTGGCGGTCGCCGGCGACTCGGCGGGCGGCACGCTCTCCGCGGTGGTGGCTCAGCTGGCCCGCGACCACGACGGGCCGCCGATCGCGTTTCAACTGCTGTGGTACCCGTCGACGATGTGGGACAACTCGCTGCCGTCGTTCGCCGAGAACGCCGACGCGCCGGTGCTCGACATGGCCGCCATCGAGGCCTTCACCAGGTGGTATGCCGGCGATGTCGACCTGCGTAATCCGCCCGCGGGCCTCGCGCCGGGACGAGCGGCCGACCTCTCCGGGCTGCCCCCGGCCTACGTCGCCGTCGCCGGTCACGACCCGCTGCGCGACGACGGCGCCCGCTATGCCGAATTGCTGGCCGCCTCAGGTGTAACAGTCGAGCTGCATTCGGCCGACACACTGGTGCATGGCTACCTCGGTTACGCCGGGGTGGTGCCGGCCGCCACCGAGGCGACCGGACGTGGATTATCTGCTCTGCGCGCAGCGTTGCACGCGTGA
- a CDS encoding lysoplasmalogenase produces MASTGGLSKLGMKSPYLRTLTSWWAAGAAVAIGYGIFLAVAALQLPDNAVLTGRFPGQPAVKALMAVLLAVAALWHPIVREKRWLVAALLFSAGGDFFLAMPWWQPSFVLGLGSFLVAHLCYLGALLPLRGPTAPRLVASAVVVVACIGLLIWFWPRLVSDGLTIPVMVYMAVLAAMVCAALVARLPTPWTALGAVCFAVSDGMIGIGRFVLDSQALEVPIWWVYATSQVLITAGFFFGRAAAD; encoded by the coding sequence ATGGCATCCACCGGCGGTCTCTCCAAGCTGGGCATGAAATCACCGTACTTACGGACGCTGACATCGTGGTGGGCGGCCGGTGCCGCGGTCGCGATCGGCTACGGCATCTTCCTGGCCGTCGCGGCGCTGCAACTACCCGACAACGCGGTTCTCACCGGTCGGTTCCCCGGCCAGCCGGCCGTCAAGGCCCTGATGGCCGTGCTGCTCGCGGTGGCCGCGCTGTGGCACCCCATCGTGCGGGAGAAACGCTGGCTGGTCGCGGCGCTGCTGTTCTCGGCCGGCGGGGACTTCTTCCTGGCGATGCCGTGGTGGCAGCCGTCGTTCGTGCTCGGGCTGGGCTCGTTCCTGGTGGCGCATCTGTGCTACCTGGGCGCGCTGCTGCCGCTGCGGGGGCCGACCGCGCCTCGTCTCGTCGCCTCTGCCGTCGTCGTCGTCGCCTGCATCGGTTTGCTGATCTGGTTCTGGCCCAGGCTGGTGTCCGACGGGCTGACCATCCCGGTCATGGTCTACATGGCGGTGTTGGCCGCGATGGTGTGTGCGGCGCTGGTGGCCCGACTGCCCACCCCGTGGACGGCCCTGGGCGCGGTGTGTTTCGCGGTGTCCGACGGAATGATCGGTATCGGCCGGTTCGTGCTGGATTCGCAGGCACTCGAGGTGCCCATCTGGTGGGTGTATGCCACCTCGCAGGTGCTGATCACCGCGGGCTTCTTCTTCGGGCGGGCGGCGGCTGACTAA